The Thiorhodovibrio frisius genome segment GGTGAATTCGATAGTAAATCCAGGTGCCAGCGCGCCGATCGGCCACCAGCGACAGCTCGCGCAGTTGCGCCAGATGGCGCGAGACATGGGGTTGGGAAACGCCAATCGCCTGCGTTAGCTCGCAGACGCACAGCTCGCCCTCGCGCAGCAGCAGCATCAGCATGCGCAAACGGGTATCGTTGGCCAGCGCGGAGAAGAAAGCGGTGGGGGCGATGGACACGGATGTCTTATTGGAGTGTGAAGGTTGAGGTGGGAAGCCTGAAGCTCGCAGCGGGTCCGGGTTTAGCCGGGAAACCACGATCTGCGAGAGTGCCGCCACCCCAGCGGCCTGTCAACCGCAAGCGCAGCAGACGCGATCACACCAGCGTTCGCGCAATCCGCCGTGCTTGACGCCGGAGTTGCGCGTATATAGGTTCAACGGCATATAGCAAAAAACATATTCATCATCCCCGCGCTGGTGGCCGCTCGACCAGCTTTTAGCAACGCAACAGAGAATCCTGTTATGAAAGAAATCAAAGTCCTCGGCTCCGGCTGCCGCAACTGCGAGATCACTGCCAAGGCCATCGCCACCGCCGCCGAGCAGGCCGGGGTGAAGATTGAACTGATCAAGGTCACGGATATCGCCGAGATCATGAGCTTCGGTGTCATGTCCACCCCCGGCGTGGTGATTGACGGCCAGGTGGTGCATTCCGGCAGCGTACCGGGGCCGGATCTGGTGCGCGGCTGGTTCCAAGAGGCGACCCCGGCATGAGCGCTCAATGCGAAGCCAGACAGTCAGGCTGCCAGATGAAGACCTTTTCTCTCTGCTTGGAAAAGAAGTTGAGCTTGGACGTTTTTCTCACTCGATTGCGCTATGCTTCGGTCGTGCAAATATTGAGGAGAACGCGACCCTGTCCTGGCTGATTCGTCCCGCTGAAATCGCCGATCTCGATGCCCTGCTGGCGCTTGAACAGGCCGCCTTTTCCGGTGACCGCCTGACGCGCCGACAATTGCGTCATCTGATCACTCGGGCGCAGGCGGAGTTTTTGGTCGCGATCAGGGATGATTCGGAGACGCCGCCAACCCTGCTTGGCGACGTGCTGGTGCTCTTTAACCGCGCGACTTCGGTGGCGCGGCTGTATTCCATTGCCGTCGCCGAAGCCGCGCGCGGGCAAGGCGTTGGCCGTGCTCTGGTTGAGGCGGCCGAGCGCGCGACCTGGGTGCGCCAGCGCGCCTATCTGCGCCTTGAAATCCGCCGTGACAACCTCGCCTCGCAACGCCTATTTGAGCGTCTGGGCTACCGCCGTTTCGGCATGCGCCCCGCCTATTACCAGGACAAGATGGAGGCGCTGCGCTACGAAAAGGCGCTGATGCCCGCGCTCGGGCCGGTCGCGACCGGGCCAGGCGTGCCCTTCTACGAGCAGACGCTGGACTTCACCTGCGGTGCCTCCTGTCTGATGATGGCGCTCAAAGCGCTGGATGGGCGCATCAGCCTCGACCGCACCCTGGAACTGCGGATCTGGCGCGAGGCGACCACCATTTTCATGACCTCCGGCCACGGCGGCTGCGGTCCCTTTGGGTTGGCACTTGCGGCGCATCGACGGGGATTTCTGGCGGAGGTGTTCGTCAACGATCGCGGCGTGCCGCTGATCGACTCTGTACGTAGCCCGGAAAAGAAAGAAGTCATGCGCCTGGTGCACGAGGATATGCTGTCTGAGATCGAGCGCATCGGCATCCCTGTGACCTACGCCACTCTGGATGTGGAAACCATGCAGGCGCGCTTTGTTGCGGGAGCGGTGCCTCTGGTGCTGATTAGCTCCTACCGCATCTATGCGGAGAAGTTTCCCCACTGGGTAGTGGTGACCGGCTGCGATGATAGCTTCATCTACGTCCATGATCCCTATGTCGATATCAACAATGGCGAGACTGCGCTCGATTCGATGAACATGCCAATTCAACCCAGTGAATTCCGCCGCATGGCCCGTTATGGGCGCGCCGGGCTTCAGGCCGTGGTGTTGATTTCCCGTCCGGAGCCGAGCGCCCATGGCTGAGCATCTGTTGCTGGTCGAGCAGGCGGGCGACTGGAAGACCCATTTTCCAGCACTGCCGGTGGTAACGGCGCGCGAGTATCTGAGTCAGGGTGTTGCTCAGGGTCCAGCGGCGCGGCGACGGGTGCGCATCATTAATCTCTGTCGGAGCTATCGGTATCTGAGCCTGGGGTACTATTGTTCCCTGCTTGCCGAGGCGCGCGGTCACAAGGCGATACCAGCGGTCGGCACCATGCAGGAGGTGTCCAGCCGCGACCTGTATGGGCTGATGACCGACGGACTCAATGCCAGCGTGCCGCGGGCACTCACAGCGGCGACCACTAATGGGGCCACCGCAAGCCGCACCCTGACGCTCATGTTCGGTCAGTGTGCCGAGCGGGAGCTGCAACCCTTCGCGCGCCGAGTGTTCGAGACCTTCCGCTGTCCCATCCTGCGGGTCGAACTCAAAGCGCAACCGCAATGGCGCATCAGCAGCTTGCGCGCGCTGTCGCTGCACAGCCTGGATGCCGAACAAGAGAGCGCTTTTTTTGCCGCGCTTGAACACTACCTGTCGCGCCCCTGGCGGCAGCCGCGCGCGCGTCCCGAATACCGCTACGATCTGGCCTTGCTGCATGATCCGCAGGAAGATCTGCCACCCTCGAATCCCAGAGCCTTGCAAAAATTCCAGCGCGTCGGGCGCCAACTCGGTCTGAATGTCGAGCTGATCCAGCCGCGCGACTTCGCGCGCCTGGCTGAATACGACGCCCTGTTGATTCGCGAGACCACCCGCATCGGCCACCACAGCTTTCGCTTCGCCAAAAAGGCGGCCAGCGAGGGTATGGTGGTGATTGATGATCCGGACTCCATTCTGCGCTGCACCAACAAGGTATTTCTGGCTGAACTGCTGGAGGCCAACCGGGTGCCGCGCCCGCGCACCCTGATTCTGCGCCGGGAGACGCTGCTCGATGTGGAAGCCGCCATCGGCTACCCCGTGGTGCTGAAAATTCCGGAGGGGTCTTTTTCGCGCGGCGTATTTAAGGCCAGCAACCGCAACGAATTGCTCGACATGGCAGCGCGGTTGTTGCGCGAGTCCGATCTCATTTTAGCGCAGGAATTTCTTTACACCGAGTTTGACTGGCGCATTGGTTTGCTCGCCCGGCGTCCGCTCTATGCCTGCAAATATTTTATGAGCAAGGCCCACTGGCAGATTGTCCATCACCACAGCGACGGTCGCCACGACGAGGGCCGCTTTGAGACCATGGCCGTCGAGGATGCACCAGCCGATGTGGTTGACGTCGCGCTCAAGGCCGCCAATCTGATCGGCGACGGTCTCTACGGCGTCGATGTCAAAGCGACCCCGCATGGTGCGGTGATTATTGAGGTCAACGACAACCCCAATCTTGATAGCGGCATTGAAGACCGGGTGCTCGGCGATGACCTCTATCGCCGCATTCTGGGGGAAATGATCACGCGGCTTGAACGCCGGCGTGGCTTAGTGCAACAGTGTTAATACTCTGACATCATTTTCAAGATACAGGCCGACCCGGCGGGACAAGCTCTGGGCAATCGACCATTTGCAACTGCGCGCCGACTGGCCGCACTTCAATCAGTCCAGCTGTCCAGTCGCTGCAGCCAGCGGCAGCGCGATTTCGACACGTAGCCCACCGAGTGCCGAGCGTCCGAGTTTTAGCTCTCCGCAATACAGGGCGAGGATTTCACGCACGATGGAAAGCCCCAATCCGTGACCTTGGGTGCGCTCATCAAGGCGCGCGCCGCGGGCCAGAATCTCGCTCAACGCCGGTTCCGGACAGCCCGGCCCATCGTCGTCGATGGCGATGCGGCAGGTGCCATCCTCCACCCAAAGGCGTACCCGAACCTGGCCGTGGCTCCATTTGCAGGCGTTATCAAGCAGATTGCCAAGTAGTTCGAGCATGTCCTCGCGATCAAAGGGCAGGGGCTCGGGATGCGCGACCGTCCAGTCGATGTGCAGCGCTTTGTCAGCGTAGACCTGCTTGAGCAGTCGGATGAGCGGGCCAAGTTCCGCATCGGCGTCGAACCAGGCTCCGGCCGCCGGCGCGCCGGACAGACGTGCGCGGCGCAACTCGCGCTCAATCAGTGCCTCAAGCCGCGCGATCTGGGCGCGCGCAGCGTCTTGCGCCGCCGCCGTCGCTTGGCCTGGCTCCAGTGTGCGCAGAAAGACTGCAAGCGGCCCTTTGAACGCATGTGCCAGATTGCCTGCCGCCTGGCGCGAGCGTTCCAGGCGCGCGGCATAGACTGCCAGCAGTCCATTGAGCTTGCGCACCAGCGGCAGAAACTCCCGCGGCACTGCCTCGGTGAGATGGCCAGTGGCGCCGGCTTCGAGCTGGCGGATATCCCGATACAGGGGGGCCAGCCGCGCAAAGGCACGCCGCAACATCCAGCGCTGAATCAATAGCATGCCGACAAAGGCCAGAGTTGCGAGCAGGGCCACAGTCACCTCGAAGCCGCGAATTTCGCGCAAGACCGGGCGCGCATCCTCGGCGCTGGCAAGGCTAAATTCCACCCCGTCGCGCCGATAGCCGGCACCCCAGACGAGTAACTCCTGCCCATCCGGCCCCGGCTGCCGCCAGATTGCCTGCTCGCCAGGCGAAAGCTGTCGCGCCTCCAGCGTCGCATCCCATAGGGAGCGCGAGCGCCATTCGACACCTTCGGCGCCCTGCAGCACCAGGTAATGTCCAGAGTAGGGTTGCCGGGTGCTGGGCGCGAGATGGTGTTCTGCCACACGCGGCCGGCCACTGGAGTCGAAGCGCAGGTTGGCCAGTAGGGTCTCGGCATTTTGCTCAAGCCGGGTGAGAACCACAGCATCGGCACTGCGATGCAAGGCTGCGTGTCCCAGCCACCAGGCGCAGCCAATCAGCAGCAGCAGACTGAGCGACAGGCCAAGATTGAGCTGATGCTCGAGGGAGTTCATTCGGTCGGGTTGACGGGTGGGTTGACGGCTGGTTTGATCAGGGGGTTGTCGAGCGCGCCAAAACGATAGCCCTGACCGCGCTGGGTGCGAATGTATCCGGCGCCGATTTTCTCGCGCAGGCGCCGCACATAGACTTCGATCAGATTACTGCCGCGCTCGTTGTGCTGATCGTAAAGATGATCGGTGAGCGCCTCCTTGCCCAAGACTTTGCCCGGATGGCACATCAAGTAGCGTAGCAGTCGAAACTCCATGCCCGTCAGCGCCACCGCCTCGCCATTTGTTAGCCTGACCTCCTGGCGGTCTTCGTCGAGCGTCAGTCCAGCCACGCTGAGGCACTCGCGAGCTTGCCCGGCGGCGCGGCGCAGCAGTGCTTGCAGGCGCGCAAGCAGTTCTTCGGTGTGGAAAGGCTTACCGAGATAATCATCCGCCCCGGCCTTGAGGCCATCGACCCGCTCATGCCAGGCATTGCGCGCAGTCAGAATCAGCACTGGCGTGGTAACCCCCTGTGCGCGCCATTGGCGCAGCAGCTCAAGCCCCGGGCAACCCGGCAGCCCAAGGTCGAGCACAATGGCGTCGTAGTCGGTAAACACCGGTGCCGGCTGTGCTTCCAGTCCGTCGCTCAACACATCGACTGCGAAGCCGGCGCGTGCCAGGCTTTGCGCTAACGGTTCGGCTAGCGCGATATCGTCTTCGATCAGCAGCAGGCGCATGCTGAGTTAATCATCCCGCTCGACTTCCCGCAGCTCACCGCTGCGGGCGTCGAATTCCAATTCCCACAGCTCGCCGTCCTCGCTCAGCATCAACAGCTCATAGATGGCCACACCATGCTCCGGATCCCAGTCCAGCTCGGCCTCGATCAATGTGCCTGGCTTGTGTTGGCGCGCGACCGCGATCAATTGTTCCAAGGGCAGAATCTTGCCGCTTTCGGTCAGGGTGCGCGCGCGCTCGGCGTCGTCCGACGCCCATGTGACGGAAGCTGTGAGTATTAGAGCAAGCATCGCGGTGACCAACCCGTTCCGCTTCAATTCGGCCATGCGCTTTGATCTCCAAAGGTGTTGTTGACAAGCCTGCGCATTCTACCGCGCCCGTCGGCCACCCATGCTCTGGCAGGCGCCTGCCGTCTTTTCGCGTAAGAGTCCCGCATCTGAGATTAGGCTTGCGTGCGGTGACGGATTTTCTCAGACACCACGATCAGCCTATCTCCAAATACGTGCTGCTCGATCACATGGACTGGATGAGCAGCTATCAGCCCAGGGCGCTGGCCGCTGAGTGGGAGTGGATTCTGGCTCGAGCGCGCGGCGATGCCCGCATCATTTTCCGCAGCGCCCATGCCGCGCCGCGCTATCTCCAAGCCCTGGAGCTGGGGCCGGCGCGCGGCCGCCTGAGCGATCGCCTGCGCTTCCACCCCGAACTGGCCGGCAAGCTCCAGGCGCAGGACCGGGTGCATACTTACGCGGGCTCTCATATCGCCGATGTCCGCGTCTGAGCGCGCGCAGGCAGCGGAAACCGGGTCGGCGCCGATGCGGTCAGCGCGACCACAAGCGGCTAGCGGCCCGGTCACCCGTTTTGGGCGCGACCTGCGCATCCTGCTGCATTTGCTGTGCGGCCAGCCCAAAAGCGGTGACCAACGCACGCGGCTGCAAGCCTTCTATGGCCCCCAGGCCGGTCACTACGACGTCTTTCGTGATCGACTGCTGCATGGACGCGAACGCTTGATCGATGACCTGCATGCCGCGCTCTTGCATGCGCGCCAAGATGCATTGGGCGATGCACATGTCATCGAACTCGGCGGCGGTAACGGTCGTAATCTGGAGTTTTTTTGCGCGCGGCTGGATGCCTTCGGCCAGGTCGCCCTGGTGGCTTTTTATGTCTCGGCCGCGAAGCCGCCAGACGGGCAAATTCGCCACGGTGCGCTGACACGCTGGTTCTGGCCGCGCTGGTTCGCGCACGACGGCGTGCACCCAAACCCTGAACATCTCGCCGCATTGCGCGCGCGTTTCCCCGCGCATCAATTCAGCGAAGAACGCGCCCCCGTGCCCTATCTGCCGGGATTCTCGGTTCCTTATTATCGCTTTCTCGGCCGGTTGGGTTGAGAGCCGCGGTTGCGCTGATGCCGCCTGATTTCCTTTTCAACACAGATGACGGGGTAAGCTGATGGGCTTCCTGTTCGCCACACTTTGGTGCCTTGCCTTTGCGGTCTTGGCTGTTGCCGCGCGGGGGAAGCTGCGTAAATACCGCCATTACCGGCCTTTCACGGGCGAAGTCGCTAAGGTACACACGGTCAATGGACGCTGGCAGGCCGTTGTGCGTCCGGATGATGCCCAGTTGCGCCAGCGCATCGGCGACTTTGGCTTCACCTTCAATGACATGGGTGATTATCAGGAAGGTCAGCCGCTTTCCTGCCTCTGGGACGGCCGCAACCCGGTCACAGCCTGCGAGGACGAGCGTGGCGGTGCTCGCATGGTCATTTTTATCTCGATCGGCGCGATCGCCTTTATGATTATCGCGTCCATCGCAATGACCGTGCTCGTGGAAATGGGAATTGTGACTGTCGCTGATTGAATGCCCGACGCGGCTAACGGTCGCTGCATTTTTTCGAGCTTAACAGCACCACTGGCTTTGATAAGATCAGTCACGGCCAAGCAGGCAGCGCGGGCAAGGCGTCAATACCGCTCCGGCACCATCAGCTCGCGCGGTAGGGTGGAACGCTCATAGTCCGGATCGAACACCCGGTCCGGCAGGCTGATGGATTCGTGCTCAACTTCCGTGTAAGGGATTTGTTCCAGCAGGTGGTGAATGCAGTTAAGGCGCGCGCGTTTCTTGTCGTTGGCCTCGACCACGAA includes the following:
- a CDS encoding metalloregulator ArsR/SmtB family transcription factor produces the protein MSIAPTAFFSALANDTRLRMLMLLLREGELCVCELTQAIGVSQPHVSRHLAQLRELSLVADRRAGTWIYYRIHPDLPGWACAVMRETAAGLAGATPFREDAKALAAMANRPGAPRCGGVLDQQAPELTRGRL
- a CDS encoding thioredoxin family protein, giving the protein MKEIKVLGSGCRNCEITAKAIATAAEQAGVKIELIKVTDIAEIMSFGVMSTPGVVIDGQVVHSGSVPGPDLVRGWFQEATPA
- a CDS encoding GNAT family N-acetyltransferase/peptidase C39 family protein, which produces MIRPAEIADLDALLALEQAAFSGDRLTRRQLRHLITRAQAEFLVAIRDDSETPPTLLGDVLVLFNRATSVARLYSIAVAEAARGQGVGRALVEAAERATWVRQRAYLRLEIRRDNLASQRLFERLGYRRFGMRPAYYQDKMEALRYEKALMPALGPVATGPGVPFYEQTLDFTCGASCLMMALKALDGRISLDRTLELRIWREATTIFMTSGHGGCGPFGLALAAHRRGFLAEVFVNDRGVPLIDSVRSPEKKEVMRLVHEDMLSEIERIGIPVTYATLDVETMQARFVAGAVPLVLISSYRIYAEKFPHWVVVTGCDDSFIYVHDPYVDINNGETALDSMNMPIQPSEFRRMARYGRAGLQAVVLISRPEPSAHG
- a CDS encoding RimK family alpha-L-glutamate ligase; protein product: MAEHLLLVEQAGDWKTHFPALPVVTAREYLSQGVAQGPAARRRVRIINLCRSYRYLSLGYYCSLLAEARGHKAIPAVGTMQEVSSRDLYGLMTDGLNASVPRALTAATTNGATASRTLTLMFGQCAERELQPFARRVFETFRCPILRVELKAQPQWRISSLRALSLHSLDAEQESAFFAALEHYLSRPWRQPRARPEYRYDLALLHDPQEDLPPSNPRALQKFQRVGRQLGLNVELIQPRDFARLAEYDALLIRETTRIGHHSFRFAKKAASEGMVVIDDPDSILRCTNKVFLAELLEANRVPRPRTLILRRETLLDVEAAIGYPVVLKIPEGSFSRGVFKASNRNELLDMAARLLRESDLILAQEFLYTEFDWRIGLLARRPLYACKYFMSKAHWQIVHHHSDGRHDEGRFETMAVEDAPADVVDVALKAANLIGDGLYGVDVKATPHGAVIIEVNDNPNLDSGIEDRVLGDDLYRRILGEMITRLERRRGLVQQC
- a CDS encoding ATP-binding protein translates to MNSLEHQLNLGLSLSLLLLIGCAWWLGHAALHRSADAVVLTRLEQNAETLLANLRFDSSGRPRVAEHHLAPSTRQPYSGHYLVLQGAEGVEWRSRSLWDATLEARQLSPGEQAIWRQPGPDGQELLVWGAGYRRDGVEFSLASAEDARPVLREIRGFEVTVALLATLAFVGMLLIQRWMLRRAFARLAPLYRDIRQLEAGATGHLTEAVPREFLPLVRKLNGLLAVYAARLERSRQAAGNLAHAFKGPLAVFLRTLEPGQATAAAQDAARAQIARLEALIERELRRARLSGAPAAGAWFDADAELGPLIRLLKQVYADKALHIDWTVAHPEPLPFDREDMLELLGNLLDNACKWSHGQVRVRLWVEDGTCRIAIDDDGPGCPEPALSEILARGARLDERTQGHGLGLSIVREILALYCGELKLGRSALGGLRVEIALPLAAATGQLD
- a CDS encoding response regulator, giving the protein MRLLLIEDDIALAEPLAQSLARAGFAVDVLSDGLEAQPAPVFTDYDAIVLDLGLPGCPGLELLRQWRAQGVTTPVLILTARNAWHERVDGLKAGADDYLGKPFHTEELLARLQALLRRAAGQARECLSVAGLTLDEDRQEVRLTNGEAVALTGMEFRLLRYLMCHPGKVLGKEALTDHLYDQHNERGSNLIEVYVRRLREKIGAGYIRTQRGQGYRFGALDNPLIKPAVNPPVNPTE
- a CDS encoding PepSY domain-containing protein translates to MAELKRNGLVTAMLALILTASVTWASDDAERARTLTESGKILPLEQLIAVARQHKPGTLIEAELDWDPEHGVAIYELLMLSEDGELWELEFDARSGELREVERDD
- a CDS encoding DUF3419 family protein produces the protein MTDFLRHHDQPISKYVLLDHMDWMSSYQPRALAAEWEWILARARGDARIIFRSAHAAPRYLQALELGPARGRLSDRLRFHPELAGKLQAQDRVHTYAGSHIADVRV